TTTTAGAAAATTTGTATTTCATGATTTCTCCTTTTTCTTATGTACTTTGAGAGAAAATAGAGGACTCTACTATTTTATTTTAATTCTTAGCAGTGGCGGCTTTGTCGTCTGCCATTGTTGAAAGATAGCATAAAAAATCCCTCTTGCGTGAACAGGATAGGCTTCATTCCTACCTGTCCACACAAAAGGGATCATATCATAAAAGTTACTATTTTTTCCATTACTTTTTGTTTTCCTAGTAAACTGACAACACGGCTAAGCCTCAACCGAGCCGGCTTCTATGTGAAAACCTTATTTAATCCGAGCTCCGTCTTTTCCAACTTTATAAGAGTCAATTTTCGCATTGACTGCCATATGGCCATCATTGTAAAGGAAGTAGTATTTGTTCTGTACTTTAATCCAGCCAGTTTTCATTGAACCGCTGGCGTCAAAATAAAACCATTTGTTAGATACTTTTACCCAGCCCGACTTCATGGCTCCACTCGAATCCATATAGTACCATTTGTTGGCCACTTTTACCCAACCTGTAGTCATAGCACCTTTGGCATTTAAATAATACCATTTACCGCTGGATTTGACCCATCCGGTTTTCATCACTCCGTTATCATCAAAGAAATACCATTTGCCAGCATCCTTGAACCAGCCTGTTTGGAAATCACCATACTCATCAAAGAAAGTCCATTTGTTTCCTACTGTTTTCCAACCTTTTGTTTTTACCGTTAGTGTAACAGGGGAGTTATTCCCTGATTGATCTGCTAAAAATCCGGTTAGGACAAATGGTGAATCTGGTTCATTATCACTTTCCGGATCTAAAATCGCTTGATCCATCTCCGCTGCCATTGGGATCAATTGAGTTTTTAAATCATCAATTGTTAAATTAGAAGTATCCTCTCCAGCGGTGTTAGTTGAACCCATTTCCTTATCCACTCTTTGTGCCCATGCAGAAAGTTTAGTAGAGTCTAAAACAGCTTGTTTATTCACGAAATGGATGTCATAGTCATCTTTTGTTAAATGAGAAGCTGCCAGCTGACTATAATCAAAATTCGGCGGCAATACAGAAAGCGTATCAGCATTGTCTGATGTTAATACAATCTTTTGAATAGCTTGGCTGGCGTAATCAGAATCGCCTACTAAATCCAGGTAGAACTTGTTATCTCCTGTGTTCACAGCATTAATAGTTTTACCATTTTCTAAAACAAATGAAATACTTGAAAGCTTAACAGTATTATTTTCTGCAGCATGTGATAGGCTCGCAGGAAGCACTGTCATCAAGAAAATGAACAAAAAGCTTCCAAGTGCAATAATTCTTTTCAATTTAATCCCCCTCGTTTTGGTTAATACTTGTTTATAATAACCTAGATTATTAATCTAGGAAACTTCCAATTATACCATATTAATCATTCTTAGTTTAAATAGGCTAATGCCTTTGCTAAAATCGTTTGGCTTGTCTGTTTTTTTACCTCTAAATAGTGATCTTTAATTGGCTGTGCTTCTCCCGCGCTATATCCGGACTTTTCCAAATCATGTACTAAGGCATTGAATATAGTATTGAAGGATGCATCAATATTGGTCTCTACCATACGAGCTGCATGACCATATTTCGCATAAAAATAAAAGTAGGAAATGTCCTCGCCTTTTGCCTTCTTTTCTTTGTATTCCGCAGCAGCTGATACTAGCAGACTGTCTAACTTACTATTCGCCTCGTTTTCCAAATCCAGAAAGGACGGCTGATATTTTGTGATAATGGCAGCATCTGTAATCTTTTGAAAAGCATGTGAAGCTGTGCTATCTTTATTTAGCACTGCTGATTTCCCTTTTTTCAAAGCGGGTTCAGTGTTGGTACTTGCCATAATTGGAGTCACTTTATTTCCAGTTTGGTTTGGTTCCTTTTTGATGTTTGAATCAGGTAATTTAATTTTGACACCACTTTTAACTATTTTCTCTACTTTCGGATCAGCCGTATTGTACTGTTTTACATTGAGAAGATAATAAAGGGTTCCTCCCACTCCTGCCACTAGCAAAACAATGCTGACGAGGAATACTTTCCACTTCATCATACTCTTTCCACCTTTGTTATGTCAGTAAAATGCTCCTCTCTACATTATCATAGATTGTCAACGCCGAAATCCTATTATTATTTCCAATAAAACGGATAGAAAGCTCCGCTTTTACAGAAGCAGAGCTTTCCTATTAAGCATTTTCAACATTTTTAAACTGGTTATAAAACATTTGATAGTATCTTCCTCCGGCCGCCATTAGTTCATCATGACCGCCATTTTCCAAAATCTGCCCTTGATCAATGACCATAATCGTATCCGCATCACGGATGGTGTTCAAGCGATGCGCAATAATGAAGCTAGTGCGATTTTCCATCAAGGCGAGTAATGCTTTTTGTATATGAAGCTCTGTCCGGGTGTCAATGCTGCTGGTGGCTTCATCCAAAATCAAAATAGACGGTTTCGATAAAATCACCCGCGTAATCGCAAGCAACTGACGTTCCCCTTGGCTTAAATTGCCGCCATTTTCTGATAGCACCGATTCATATTGCTTCGGCAAACGTTTAATAAAATTGTCCGCACCCGACATTCGCGCCGCCTCCCGGACCTCTTCATCGGTCGCATCGGGCTTGCCGTATTTAATATTTTCCTTAATCGTTCCCGTAAATAAAAACGTATCCTGAAGGACAAAACCAAATGTGCGCCTCAGGGAATCCCTTGTATAATCGCGGATATCCCGGCCATCCAGCAGAATTCTTCCGCCGGTTACATCATAAAATCTCGTCAGCAGATTCACAACCGTCGTTTTACCGGCGCCTGTCGGCCCAACCAGTGCATTGCTGGAGCCAATTTCCGCCTCGAAGCTAATATTTTTCAAAATCGGGACATCCTGTCGATAGCCGAAGCTGACATTCTCAAACACGACATGCCCTTTTGGATTTTCCAGTTTCAATGCATGCGGCGGATCTTCAGACTCCTCTTGTTCGTCCATGATTTCAAATACCCGTTCAGCACCGGCAACGCCGGACTGCAGAACGTTAAAAATATTAGCCAGATCATTTAACGGACGGACGAATTGTCTCGAGTAGGTAATAAAGCTGGCAATCGCCCCGACCGTCACAATATTCTTGACTGCAAGGACCCCGCCGACAACTGCCACGACCGCAAATCCCAAGTTATTAATCACGTTCATAATCGGCATCAAAAATCCCGACCATACTTGTGCCTTAAGGCCGACCTCACGAAGCCCCTCATTTAGCTTATCAAATTCTTCAATCACTTTATCCTCATGATTAAAAGCTTTCACCACATCAATTCCGGAAATTGTTTCTTCAATGTGCCCATTTAATTTGCCAAGCTGGTCCTGCTGCCCCTTAAATAACACACTCGTCCTTTTGGCAATAGTCCGTGTTAGCAGGAAAACAAGCGGGACGGTAATTATACTGGCCAGCGTCAATAGCGGGCTTAAAATCAGCATCATCACAAATGAACCAACAATGATAATCAATCCGGACATCAGCTGGGTGGTTGATTGCGACACCGTTGTACTCACATTATCCACATCATTTGACAGACGGCTCATCATATCGCCATGTGTTCGAATATCAAAAAAGGCAATGGGAAGCTTTTGTAGTTTGGCAAACAGGGAATCCCTTAGACTTTTCACAATCCGCTGGGCCACACCCGCCATCAGCCACCCTTGCAGAAATGTCAGCACGCCATCACCAATATAAGAACTGGCCAGCACAACAATCATGATTTCCAGAAGATTAAAGTCCACTTTTCCATGATTTAAGCTCATGGAATCAACCGCTTTTCCAATAAGGTACGGATTCATCAGCATGAGAGCAGAGTCCACTAAAATGGAGACAAAGATAAAAGCAAGC
Above is a genomic segment from Neobacillus endophyticus containing:
- a CDS encoding ABC transporter ATP-binding protein, which encodes MANNVGQQNNPPVPPPMRPGGMPAGANRFRGPVVKPKNFKGTLRRLWTYFGKERKMLAFIFVSILVDSALMLMNPYLIGKAVDSMSLNHGKVDFNLLEIMIVVLASSYIGDGVLTFLQGWLMAGVAQRIVKSLRDSLFAKLQKLPIAFFDIRTHGDMMSRLSNDVDNVSTTVSQSTTQLMSGLIIIVGSFVMMLILSPLLTLASIITVPLVFLLTRTIAKRTSVLFKGQQDQLGKLNGHIEETISGIDVVKAFNHEDKVIEEFDKLNEGLREVGLKAQVWSGFLMPIMNVINNLGFAVVAVVGGVLAVKNIVTVGAIASFITYSRQFVRPLNDLANIFNVLQSGVAGAERVFEIMDEQEESEDPPHALKLENPKGHVVFENVSFGYRQDVPILKNISFEAEIGSSNALVGPTGAGKTTVVNLLTRFYDVTGGRILLDGRDIRDYTRDSLRRTFGFVLQDTFLFTGTIKENIKYGKPDATDEEVREAARMSGADNFIKRLPKQYESVLSENGGNLSQGERQLLAITRVILSKPSILILDEATSSIDTRTELHIQKALLALMENRTSFIIAHRLNTIRDADTIMVIDQGQILENGGHDELMAAGGRYYQMFYNQFKNVENA
- a CDS encoding N-acetylmuramoyl-L-alanine amidase family protein codes for the protein MKRIIALGSFLFIFLMTVLPASLSHAAENNTVKLSSISFVLENGKTINAVNTGDNKFYLDLVGDSDYASQAIQKIVLTSDNADTLSVLPPNFDYSQLAASHLTKDDYDIHFVNKQAVLDSTKLSAWAQRVDKEMGSTNTAGEDTSNLTIDDLKTQLIPMAAEMDQAILDPESDNEPDSPFVLTGFLADQSGNNSPVTLTVKTKGWKTVGNKWTFFDEYGDFQTGWFKDAGKWYFFDDNGVMKTGWVKSSGKWYYLNAKGAMTTGWVKVANKWYYMDSSGAMKSGWVKVSNKWFYFDASGSMKTGWIKVQNKYYFLYNDGHMAVNAKIDSYKVGKDGARIK